A stretch of Halococcus agarilyticus DNA encodes these proteins:
- a CDS encoding glycosyltransferase has product MSNRRLDENSGRAEKLATRARLLRERGWELRIGYVEPTATRLPRGIVRCVRLAREADVINSVSNPPHLQIAGAIAARATGTPWVAEFRDPLVTNPDVEPGSVAARLRRWLERYVLVHADRVVWYDGIQIPDNYFATTYPDVPTDRYRKLPPIGFERAAFDATTPRSFDQFTVTYAGSFYEGWIEPYTFLDGFGQYVDANPGAEPQALFYGDWNDEYDRAARAHGVVDHVTPKPFVDHDELIGVLKGSDVLLYVGGDDPRNRLNLPSKLYDYIGAGRPILAVVDPSFRVAEVIRDNGLGTIVEPDDAGSIRTVLERIRSGEFVYDPDPAAAFTRERSTAAYIETVEAVTE; this is encoded by the coding sequence GTGTCGAACCGACGACTGGACGAGAATTCGGGCCGCGCCGAGAAGCTTGCCACCCGCGCTCGCCTGCTCCGCGAGCGCGGGTGGGAACTCCGGATCGGCTACGTCGAACCGACGGCGACGAGACTCCCGCGAGGCATCGTGCGGTGTGTCCGGCTGGCGCGCGAGGCCGACGTGATCAACTCCGTCAGCAACCCACCACACCTCCAGATCGCCGGCGCGATCGCCGCCCGTGCGACCGGGACGCCGTGGGTCGCGGAGTTCCGCGATCCGCTCGTCACGAACCCCGATGTCGAGCCGGGATCGGTCGCCGCCCGGCTCCGTCGCTGGCTGGAACGATACGTCCTCGTCCACGCCGACCGCGTCGTCTGGTACGACGGGATCCAGATTCCCGACAACTACTTCGCCACCACGTACCCCGACGTGCCGACCGATCGGTACCGGAAACTGCCACCGATCGGGTTCGAGCGTGCCGCGTTCGACGCCACCACGCCTCGATCGTTCGATCAGTTTACAGTGACGTACGCGGGTTCGTTCTACGAGGGATGGATCGAACCCTACACCTTCCTCGATGGCTTCGGCCAGTATGTCGACGCAAATCCCGGAGCCGAACCGCAGGCGCTGTTCTACGGTGATTGGAACGACGAGTACGACCGTGCAGCTCGGGCGCACGGCGTCGTCGACCACGTGACTCCGAAACCGTTCGTCGACCACGATGAACTCATCGGCGTGCTGAAAGGATCGGACGTGCTGCTGTACGTCGGTGGCGACGACCCGCGAAACCGGCTGAACCTCCCCTCGAAGCTCTACGACTACATCGGTGCTGGTCGGCCGATCCTCGCAGTCGTCGATCCCTCCTTCCGGGTCGCCGAGGTCATCCGTGACAACGGCCTCGGGACCATCGTCGAGCCGGACGACGCCGGAAGCATCCGAACGGTGCTCGAACGAATACGATCGGGCGAGTTCGTCTACGACCCAGACCCGGCGGCAGCGTTCACCCGCGAACGCAGTACTGCCGCCTACATTGAGACCGTGGAGGCGGTGACAGAATGA
- the aglJ gene encoding S-layer glycoprotein N-glycosyltransferase AglJ, translating to MVDRGEVCVLLPTYEEAATVGSVIAAFRDRGFSNVLVVDGHSTDGTREIAREHGARVITQSGRGRGGGKGQAVREGVERADAPYVLLLDGDGTYRPEDADALLEPLLSGEAEHVIGDRYADMADGAMTRLNGVGNGLINRAFRYIHGRDLGDILSGYRAFTRASFERCNPTSEGFGIETELAVECVKRGIPTTVVPIRYRARPDGSETNLRPVRDGGKILLTLYRLAKTNNPLFYFGSAGGLAGFVGAVVAAYVAVEWLTLGISHEVLAVASAFAIIVGVQLVMFGVLSDMMLAINREQTRRFEQLVGRRQADDRPTVARRSPTDRDDTRVERPPVLHYDRPRDGGDRERRVREEDGEERRVRDGESDGGRVEHGTEEEQATD from the coding sequence ATGGTCGATCGCGGCGAGGTCTGCGTGTTGCTCCCGACCTACGAGGAAGCCGCGACCGTCGGCAGCGTCATCGCGGCCTTTCGCGATCGTGGCTTCTCGAACGTGCTCGTCGTCGACGGCCACTCGACCGACGGAACGCGGGAGATCGCCCGCGAGCACGGTGCACGCGTTATCACCCAGTCCGGCCGGGGCCGTGGCGGCGGCAAGGGCCAGGCGGTTCGGGAGGGGGTCGAACGGGCCGACGCACCGTACGTCCTCCTGCTCGACGGCGACGGCACCTACCGACCGGAGGACGCCGACGCGCTGCTCGAACCGCTGCTGAGCGGGGAAGCCGAGCACGTCATCGGCGATCGGTACGCCGACATGGCCGACGGCGCGATGACGCGGCTCAACGGCGTCGGCAACGGGTTGATCAATCGTGCCTTTCGGTACATCCACGGCCGCGACCTCGGGGACATCCTGAGCGGCTATCGCGCGTTCACCCGGGCGTCGTTCGAGCGGTGCAACCCCACCTCGGAGGGGTTCGGGATCGAGACCGAACTCGCCGTCGAGTGTGTGAAACGCGGCATTCCGACGACGGTGGTCCCGATCCGGTATCGAGCGCGGCCCGACGGCTCGGAGACCAACCTCAGACCCGTCCGCGACGGCGGAAAGATCCTCCTCACGCTCTACCGGCTCGCGAAGACCAACAACCCGCTCTTTTACTTCGGGAGCGCCGGCGGCCTCGCGGGGTTCGTCGGGGCCGTGGTGGCTGCATACGTCGCCGTCGAGTGGCTCACGCTCGGGATCTCCCACGAGGTGCTCGCGGTCGCGTCGGCCTTTGCGATCATCGTCGGCGTCCAGCTGGTGATGTTCGGCGTCCTTTCCGATATGATGCTCGCGATCAACCGCGAGCAGACGCGGCGGTTCGAACAGCTCGTCGGTCGCCGCCAAGCAGACGACCGGCCCACGGTCGCGAGACGATCACCGACCGACCGGGACGACACCCGAGTTGAACGCCCGCCCGTCCTGCACTACGATCGGCCGCGGGACGGTGGCGACCGGGAACGACGAGTGCGGGAGGAGGACGGAGAGGAACGGCGAGTGCGGGACGGAGAGAGCGACGGCGGGCGTGTCGAGCACGGAACCGAGGAGGAGCAGGCAACCGACTGA
- a CDS encoding lipopolysaccharide biosynthesis protein has protein sequence MRLGRTSAIHFGSQVISSVVGFVATLYIARGLGSATLGTYSLFVAVVIWLKVATGTGLQQAVKKRISERDGGSRDLGAGVVVQVVAFVVVALAALALSGPLTDYLRFDSTHLLVVTLATTLGFSFVDATLQGEQKVHLAALLTPLDRVVRSGLQLAVVFFGALGGGIAGLIWGYVAGAAVAGIVGLAFVTMRPRWPGREGFERVLGFARYSWLSGIEGRSFSSMDTIVLGLFVASNLIGYYEVAWNLASILAVFGTSISDALFPALSQLSSEDDERAVAGLINDALAYTGLFVVPGLAGVVVVGDRVLAIYGGEFRAASTVLVLLVVARLVYAYEAQLVSTLYAIDRPGVAFRVNVAFVVANLGLNLLLVALYGWIGAAVATTIAAVVGLVLAHRALSATIAFDVPVAELGRQWLAAVTMGGAVAVAERLVADVLGSGIIGTVLLVGFGAAVYFVALLGLSGRLRATVADNIAL, from the coding sequence GTGCGACTCGGCCGGACGTCGGCGATCCACTTCGGCTCACAGGTGATCTCCTCGGTCGTCGGGTTCGTCGCGACGCTGTACATCGCCCGAGGTCTCGGGAGTGCGACGCTCGGCACCTACTCGCTGTTCGTTGCGGTCGTCATCTGGCTGAAGGTCGCGACCGGCACCGGCCTCCAGCAGGCGGTCAAGAAACGCATCAGCGAGCGTGACGGTGGCTCCCGCGATCTCGGTGCCGGGGTCGTCGTCCAAGTTGTGGCGTTCGTGGTCGTCGCGCTCGCGGCCCTCGCGCTTTCGGGCCCGCTCACCGACTACCTTCGGTTCGATAGTACCCATCTGCTGGTCGTCACATTGGCAACGACGTTGGGGTTCTCGTTCGTTGACGCGACCCTCCAGGGTGAACAGAAGGTTCATCTCGCAGCGCTACTCACCCCGCTCGATCGAGTGGTTCGGAGTGGCCTCCAGCTCGCCGTCGTTTTCTTCGGGGCACTCGGTGGTGGCATCGCCGGGCTGATATGGGGGTATGTCGCCGGCGCGGCCGTCGCCGGGATCGTGGGTCTCGCCTTCGTGACGATGCGCCCGCGATGGCCCGGTCGAGAAGGGTTCGAGCGCGTCCTCGGATTCGCTCGGTACTCGTGGCTGTCGGGTATCGAGGGACGGTCGTTCTCTTCGATGGACACCATCGTCCTCGGGCTGTTCGTCGCCTCGAACCTCATCGGCTACTACGAGGTGGCATGGAACCTCGCCTCCATCCTCGCGGTATTCGGGACTTCCATCAGCGACGCTCTCTTCCCGGCGCTGAGTCAGCTCTCCAGCGAGGACGACGAGAGGGCCGTTGCGGGGCTCATCAACGACGCCCTCGCGTACACGGGACTGTTCGTCGTCCCCGGCCTCGCCGGTGTCGTAGTGGTCGGCGATCGCGTCCTCGCGATCTACGGCGGCGAGTTCCGCGCGGCGTCGACGGTGTTGGTGCTCCTCGTGGTCGCGCGGCTCGTCTACGCCTACGAGGCACAGCTGGTCTCCACGCTGTACGCCATCGACAGGCCCGGCGTGGCGTTCCGGGTGAACGTCGCGTTCGTCGTCGCCAACCTCGGCCTGAACCTCCTGCTGGTCGCGCTGTACGGATGGATCGGTGCGGCGGTCGCGACGACAATCGCCGCCGTCGTCGGGCTCGTACTGGCCCACCGTGCGCTCTCGGCGACGATCGCGTTCGACGTTCCGGTGGCGGAGCTTGGTCGCCAGTGGCTCGCGGCGGTGACGATGGGGGGTGCGGTAGCTGTCGCGGAGAGACTCGTTGCCGACGTGCTGGGCTCGGGCATCATCGGAACGGTCCTGCTCGTCGGCTTCGGTGCAGCGGTCTACTTCGTCGCGTTGCTCGGTCTCTCCGGACGACTCCGCGCGACCGTCGCGGACAATATCGCCCTCTGA
- a CDS encoding rhamnosyltransferase WsaF family glycosyltransferase, whose protein sequence is MTATDADRSGDVGLRVLWLTPDKPTDISVGRRRIAEHLRREGIDVTLRGTTLRTVLTALRERGEYDVVVGTTRAGAFGGVALKLLGIPLVVDHVDPIRQFADTHPQPLALAVRLAENAAFALADHTLYVYEEEHARVRRYARAATETDLGVAYDRFADPDPGVVEHARDRLAAAGVGSDDRVVIYVGGLEPIYHVAELLAAMSRLDDWRLVVLGTGSLEGVVERATNERESVVFLGTVDHDAVPGYLHVADVGVSLVDDPHTLKVLEYAAAGLGVVQARGRAEERFEEYVTFCEPTPAAIARAVREASERERDEEFREFVREFDYERVAASYAAVLSEIAIRDA, encoded by the coding sequence ATGACGGCCACCGATGCCGACCGGAGCGGCGACGTCGGGCTACGGGTGCTGTGGCTCACGCCCGACAAGCCCACGGACATCAGCGTCGGGCGGCGGCGGATCGCCGAGCATCTCCGGAGGGAAGGTATCGACGTGACGCTCCGCGGGACCACGTTGCGGACGGTCCTCACCGCGCTCCGCGAACGCGGCGAGTACGACGTCGTCGTGGGAACGACGCGCGCTGGCGCGTTCGGCGGGGTCGCGCTGAAGCTGCTCGGCATCCCGCTCGTGGTCGATCACGTCGATCCGATCCGGCAGTTCGCCGACACCCACCCGCAGCCACTTGCGCTCGCGGTCCGGCTGGCCGAGAACGCCGCGTTCGCGCTCGCCGATCATACTCTCTACGTCTACGAGGAGGAGCACGCCCGCGTCCGACGGTACGCTCGCGCCGCGACCGAGACCGACCTCGGGGTGGCGTACGATCGGTTCGCCGACCCCGATCCTGGCGTCGTCGAGCACGCCCGTGATCGCCTCGCTGCGGCGGGGGTCGGCTCCGACGACCGGGTGGTGATCTACGTCGGTGGGCTCGAACCGATCTATCACGTCGCGGAGCTGCTCGCGGCGATGAGTCGGCTGGACGACTGGCGTCTGGTCGTCCTCGGAACCGGGTCGCTGGAAGGAGTGGTCGAGCGCGCCACGAACGAGCGCGAGAGCGTCGTCTTCCTCGGGACGGTCGATCACGACGCCGTACCGGGGTATCTTCACGTCGCCGACGTCGGCGTCTCGCTGGTCGACGACCCGCACACGCTGAAGGTGCTGGAGTACGCCGCCGCGGGGTTGGGCGTCGTACAGGCCCGCGGCCGTGCCGAGGAGCGGTTCGAGGAGTACGTCACCTTCTGCGAGCCGACGCCAGCGGCCATCGCTCGTGCCGTACGGGAGGCGAGTGAACGCGAACGCGACGAGGAGTTCCGGGAGTTCGTCCGTGAGTTCGATTACGAGCGGGTGGCAGCGAGCTACGCGGCGGTCCTCAGCGAGATCGCCATCCGGGACGCGTAG
- a CDS encoding TrmB family transcriptional regulator has product MTDADPTGTLDRVGLTEYEEGALTELFTLGRTTAPTLAEATGIPKARIYGVLDALADRGFVKVIPERPKRYQPRSPAAILDRAVENRRQAYEGFRTDLDDRREAFLDEFEPRYERASEDVTPAEELFSVVDVGEPSESETRRLYHEARDRIRIISKSFEYLDTVEPALADAIERGIDVDVLVLHPDDLSESNATTQAAIVERLRTEFPAVGLRFSTEQLPWRGTLADPSMDYETGTAILLVQEDEIPNHLRQAAITENGSFVAGLNRYFELVWEYESVGEAVA; this is encoded by the coding sequence ATGACCGACGCCGACCCCACGGGAACGCTCGATCGGGTGGGCCTCACCGAGTACGAGGAGGGCGCGCTCACCGAGCTGTTCACCCTCGGACGGACGACCGCGCCGACGCTCGCCGAGGCCACCGGGATCCCGAAGGCCCGGATCTACGGCGTGCTCGACGCGCTCGCCGATCGGGGGTTCGTGAAGGTGATCCCCGAGCGTCCGAAGCGTTACCAGCCCCGCTCGCCGGCAGCGATCCTCGATCGCGCGGTCGAGAACCGTCGCCAGGCGTACGAGGGCTTTCGAACTGACCTCGACGACCGCCGCGAGGCGTTCCTCGACGAGTTCGAACCCCGATACGAGCGAGCGAGCGAGGACGTCACCCCCGCCGAGGAGCTGTTCTCGGTGGTCGACGTGGGCGAGCCGAGCGAGTCCGAGACCAGGCGACTCTACCACGAGGCCCGGGATCGGATACGGATCATCTCGAAGAGCTTCGAGTACCTCGACACCGTCGAGCCGGCGCTCGCCGACGCGATCGAGCGCGGGATCGACGTCGACGTGCTCGTGCTCCACCCCGACGACCTCTCGGAATCGAACGCCACGACCCAGGCCGCGATCGTCGAGCGGCTGCGGACGGAGTTCCCCGCCGTCGGACTGCGCTTCAGCACCGAGCAGCTCCCGTGGCGGGGCACGCTCGCGGACCCGAGCATGGACTACGAGACCGGCACCGCGATCCTGCTCGTCCAGGAGGACGAGATCCCGAACCACCTTCGCCAGGCCGCGATCACCGAGAACGGGTCGTTCGTCGCGGGGTTGAACCGGTACTTCGAGTTGGTCTGGGAGTACGAGAGCGTCGGGGAGGCAGTGGCGTGA
- a CDS encoding sulfatase, producing the protein MTDLVLVTVDSLRADHVGRYGYARDTTPTIDAVAADGHRFENAFAHACSTRPSFPSILTSSYPLMYGGFERIAPGRTLVSEPLADAGYANAGFHSNLFLSAEFGYDRGWETYFDSKTDPSVTARAKQAIKERLDENGRLYRFLAGAVDTAEREAGVNVGSAYVLADEITDRALQWVRSRAGADSRFLWVHYMDVHHPYVPPARHQQPFRDDPIGERDAIQLRRKMVEDPDDLTTTERDALVDLYDAEIRFADAEIGRLLSGIHEAWDGDPLTIVTADHGEAFGEHGPYSHPNTFYDEVMHVPLVASLPDGVDRAAGMGDGGDGSIVHDDLVGLLDVAPTLVDYAGGDRENFHGHSLRSLVEGGDWPRERVVGDHEGGGERTVAIRTTDRKFIRRESTGESTEGTVMAAGDDRPRGAGVHEELYDLGTDPGETTNVVAERPDERDRFREEAAEHLRAVAATDIDLGRVEMDDAAASRLRDLGYRE; encoded by the coding sequence ATGACCGATCTCGTGCTCGTCACGGTCGACTCGTTGCGGGCCGATCACGTGGGCCGGTACGGCTACGCCCGTGACACCACGCCGACCATCGACGCCGTGGCGGCCGACGGACATCGGTTTGAGAACGCCTTCGCCCACGCGTGTTCGACTCGTCCGTCGTTTCCGTCAATCCTCACGTCGTCGTACCCGCTGATGTACGGCGGATTCGAGCGCATCGCACCAGGCCGGACGCTGGTTTCGGAACCGCTCGCGGACGCGGGCTATGCGAACGCCGGGTTCCACTCGAACCTCTTTCTCTCGGCGGAGTTCGGCTACGACCGCGGCTGGGAGACGTACTTCGACTCGAAGACCGATCCGTCGGTGACCGCCCGCGCCAAGCAGGCGATCAAGGAGCGACTCGACGAGAACGGTCGCCTCTATCGGTTTCTTGCCGGGGCTGTCGACACCGCCGAGCGCGAGGCCGGCGTCAACGTCGGCTCCGCATACGTCCTCGCCGACGAGATTACCGATCGCGCCCTCCAGTGGGTTCGATCGCGGGCCGGTGCGGACTCGCGATTTCTCTGGGTCCACTACATGGACGTCCATCATCCGTACGTCCCACCCGCCCGCCACCAGCAGCCGTTCCGTGATGATCCGATCGGGGAGCGCGACGCCATCCAGCTACGTCGGAAGATGGTCGAAGACCCAGACGACCTCACCACGACCGAGCGTGACGCACTCGTCGACCTCTACGACGCCGAGATCCGGTTCGCCGACGCCGAGATCGGCCGACTACTGTCGGGCATCCACGAGGCGTGGGACGGCGATCCGCTCACGATCGTCACCGCCGATCACGGCGAGGCGTTCGGCGAACACGGGCCGTACAGCCACCCAAACACCTTCTACGACGAGGTAATGCACGTCCCACTGGTGGCGTCGCTGCCGGACGGCGTGGACAGGGCGGCCGGGATGGGTGACGGGGGGGACGGCAGTATCGTCCACGACGATCTCGTCGGTTTGCTTGACGTCGCCCCGACTCTGGTCGATTACGCGGGCGGCGACCGCGAGAACTTCCACGGCCACAGCCTCCGATCGCTCGTCGAGGGCGGCGACTGGCCCCGTGAGCGGGTCGTTGGCGACCACGAGGGCGGCGGCGAGCGAACCGTCGCGATCCGGACCACCGACCGGAAATTCATCCGGCGGGAATCGACGGGTGAGAGTACCGAGGGGACGGTGATGGCCGCTGGCGACGACCGCCCACGGGGTGCGGGCGTCCACGAGGAGCTGTACGATCTCGGGACCGATCCCGGCGAGACCACGAACGTCGTCGCCGAGCGCCCCGACGAGCGCGATCGGTTCCGGGAAGAAGCCGCAGAGCATCTCCGTGCGGTCGCGGCCACCGACATCGATCTCGGCCGAGTTGAGATGGACGACGCGGCCGCGTCGCGCCTCCGCGACCTCGGCTACCGGGAATGA
- the aglG gene encoding glucosyl-dolichyl phosphate glucuronosyltransferase: MRVSVVLCTYDPALFDTFRDVADDVLDQTHSPIELVVVIDGRPALADRVREAYGDRENVVIHCNDENRGLLESRNTGAELASGDVVAFTDDDVRVDSEWVAELVAAYEHTDALAVGGRMTPEWVAGRPGFLPAEFFWLVGVTHRGFGPDGDETAAGEVRNTFGSNISFDREVFLDLGGFDPTIGGRKGDANLQGGETELCARLEREYGHGMYYTPDARVAHKVFEYRTRPRWLADRAFWQGYSKRAMETLVPDSTGEESAFLRRLLTEFLPGRLWDLLREPSRERAARLVGLVAFTGLVGLGYCYGLTQFPGEFGASK; encoded by the coding sequence ATGCGGGTCTCGGTCGTCCTCTGTACGTACGATCCGGCGCTGTTCGACACGTTCCGCGACGTCGCCGACGACGTGCTCGACCAGACCCATTCACCTATCGAGCTCGTGGTCGTGATCGACGGGCGGCCCGCGCTCGCCGACCGAGTGCGGGAGGCGTACGGCGACCGCGAGAACGTCGTGATCCACTGCAACGACGAGAACCGAGGCCTCCTCGAAAGCCGGAACACGGGCGCGGAGCTCGCCTCGGGCGACGTCGTGGCGTTCACCGACGACGACGTCCGGGTCGACTCGGAGTGGGTCGCCGAGCTCGTCGCGGCCTACGAGCACACCGACGCGCTCGCGGTCGGCGGCCGGATGACTCCCGAGTGGGTCGCGGGCCGACCAGGCTTCCTCCCCGCGGAGTTCTTCTGGCTCGTCGGCGTCACCCACCGCGGGTTCGGCCCCGACGGCGACGAGACCGCGGCGGGCGAGGTGCGCAACACGTTCGGCTCGAACATCTCCTTCGACAGGGAGGTCTTTCTCGACCTCGGCGGGTTCGATCCAACTATCGGCGGGCGAAAGGGCGATGCGAACCTCCAGGGAGGTGAGACCGAACTCTGCGCCAGGCTCGAACGCGAGTACGGCCACGGCATGTATTACACCCCCGACGCGCGGGTCGCGCACAAGGTGTTCGAATACCGCACCCGGCCACGGTGGCTCGCCGACCGCGCGTTCTGGCAGGGCTACTCGAAGCGGGCGATGGAGACTCTGGTTCCGGACTCGACGGGCGAGGAGAGCGCGTTTCTGCGTCGGCTCCTCACCGAGTTCCTCCCCGGTCGGCTGTGGGATCTGCTCCGGGAGCCGTCGCGCGAGCGCGCGGCGAGGTTGGTCGGGCTGGTCGCGTTCACGGGCCTGGTTGGCTTGGGGTACTGTTATGGACTCACCCAGTTCCCCGGTGAGTTCGGGGCGTCGAAATGA
- a CDS encoding HdeD family acid-resistance protein, producing the protein MSTETGNSRRSRPFTDNWRVLAGVGALVSILGIIAIFSPFVTGIALSPILGVLLVIGGIGHAVHVFSAEGTRTFVWQALLAVAYAVSGITLIANPIIGLLTLTLLLAVFFVIEGLIEVVMGVRRRPASGWGWLLASGVVGIVAGVLVWIGWPISALWVVGLVFGIKLLSTGATMIVLAMGSRRAARDTRSSGTTSRSA; encoded by the coding sequence ATGAGCACGGAAACCGGAAACAGCCGGAGGAGCAGGCCGTTCACTGACAACTGGCGAGTACTGGCAGGCGTTGGAGCACTCGTATCGATTCTCGGGATCATTGCGATCTTTTCGCCGTTCGTGACCGGTATCGCCCTCTCGCCGATCCTCGGTGTGTTGCTCGTCATTGGTGGCATCGGCCACGCCGTCCACGTCTTTTCCGCCGAAGGGACGAGAACGTTCGTCTGGCAGGCCCTGCTCGCGGTGGCCTACGCCGTCAGCGGCATCACGTTGATCGCGAACCCGATCATCGGGCTGCTGACGCTCACGCTCCTGCTGGCGGTGTTCTTCGTCATCGAGGGTCTCATCGAGGTCGTGATGGGAGTGCGACGTCGTCCGGCGTCCGGGTGGGGCTGGCTGCTCGCCAGCGGCGTCGTCGGCATCGTCGCCGGCGTGCTGGTCTGGATCGGGTGGCCGATCAGCGCGCTGTGGGTGGTCGGCCTCGTCTTCGGGATCAAACTGCTCAGTACGGGGGCGACGATGATCGTACTGGCCATGGGGAGCCGCAGAGCCGCGCGCGACACCAGATCGTCCGGTACGACGTCGCGCAGCGCCTGA